A portion of the Rhinolophus sinicus isolate RSC01 linkage group LG03, ASM3656204v1, whole genome shotgun sequence genome contains these proteins:
- the CDKN3 gene encoding cyclin-dependent kinase inhibitor 3 isoform X1, giving the protein MKPPGSLQTSEFDSSDDEPIEDEQTPIQISWLPLSRVNCSQFLGLCALPGCKFKDIRRNIQKDTEELKSYGIQDIFVFCTRGELSKYRVPNLLNLYQQYGIITHHYPIPDGGTPDIASCCEIMEELAICLKNNRKTLIHCYGGVGRSCLVAACLLLYLSDTVSPQQAIDSLRDLRGSGAIQTIKQYNYLHEFRDKLAAHLSSRDSLSRSVSR; this is encoded by the exons ATGAAGCCG CCTGGTTCATTGCAAACAAGTGAGTTTGACTCATCAGATGACGAGCCTATTGAAGATGAACAGACTCCAATTCAGATATCATG gCTACCCCTGTCACGAGTGAATTGTTCTCAGTTTCTCGGTTTATGTGCTCTTCCAG GTTGTAAATTTAAAGATATTAGAAGAAATATCCAAAAAGATACAG AAGAACTAAAGAGCTATGGTATACAAGACATATTTGTTTTCTGCACCAGAGGGGAACTGTCAAAATATAGAGTCCCAAACCTTTTGAATCTCTACCAGCAGTATGGAATTATCACTCATCATTATCCAATCCCAGATGGAGGAACTCCTGACATAGCCAGCTGCTGTGAAATAATGGAAGAGCTTGCAATCTGCCTTAAAAATAATCGAAAAACCTTAATACA CTGTTATGGAGGAGTTGGGAGATCTTGTCTTG TAGCCGCTTGTCTCCTATTATATCTGTCTGACACAGTGTCACCACAGCAAGCCATAGACAGCCTGAGAGACCTCAGAGGATCTGGAGCGATACAAACCATAAAG CAATATAATTATCTTCATGAGTTCCGGGACAAACTAGCTGCACATCTATCATCAAGAGATTCACTATCAAGATCTGTatctagataa
- the CDKN3 gene encoding cyclin-dependent kinase inhibitor 3 isoform X2 produces the protein MKPPGSLQTSEFDSSDDEPIEDEQTPIQISWLPLSRVNCSQFLGLCALPGCKFKDIRRNIQKDTEELKSYGIQDIFVFCTRGELSKYRVPNLLNLYQQYGIITHHYPIPDGGTPDIASCCEIMEELAICLKNNRKTLIHCYGGVGRSCLAACLLLYLSDTVSPQQAIDSLRDLRGSGAIQTIKQYNYLHEFRDKLAAHLSSRDSLSRSVSR, from the exons ATGAAGCCG CCTGGTTCATTGCAAACAAGTGAGTTTGACTCATCAGATGACGAGCCTATTGAAGATGAACAGACTCCAATTCAGATATCATG gCTACCCCTGTCACGAGTGAATTGTTCTCAGTTTCTCGGTTTATGTGCTCTTCCAG GTTGTAAATTTAAAGATATTAGAAGAAATATCCAAAAAGATACAG AAGAACTAAAGAGCTATGGTATACAAGACATATTTGTTTTCTGCACCAGAGGGGAACTGTCAAAATATAGAGTCCCAAACCTTTTGAATCTCTACCAGCAGTATGGAATTATCACTCATCATTATCCAATCCCAGATGGAGGAACTCCTGACATAGCCAGCTGCTGTGAAATAATGGAAGAGCTTGCAATCTGCCTTAAAAATAATCGAAAAACCTTAATACA CTGTTATGGAGGAGTTGGGAGATCTTGTCTTG CCGCTTGTCTCCTATTATATCTGTCTGACACAGTGTCACCACAGCAAGCCATAGACAGCCTGAGAGACCTCAGAGGATCTGGAGCGATACAAACCATAAAG CAATATAATTATCTTCATGAGTTCCGGGACAAACTAGCTGCACATCTATCATCAAGAGATTCACTATCAAGATCTGTatctagataa
- the CDKN3 gene encoding cyclin-dependent kinase inhibitor 3 isoform X3 → MKPPGSLQTSEFDSSDDEPIEDEQTPIQISWLPLSRVNCSQFLGLCALPGCKFKDIRRNIQKDTEELKSYGIQDIFVFCTRGELSKYRVPNLLNLYQQYGIITHHYPIPDGGTPDIASCCEIMEELAICLKNNRKTLIHCYGGVGRSCLVSPQQAIDSLRDLRGSGAIQTIKQYNYLHEFRDKLAAHLSSRDSLSRSVSR, encoded by the exons ATGAAGCCG CCTGGTTCATTGCAAACAAGTGAGTTTGACTCATCAGATGACGAGCCTATTGAAGATGAACAGACTCCAATTCAGATATCATG gCTACCCCTGTCACGAGTGAATTGTTCTCAGTTTCTCGGTTTATGTGCTCTTCCAG GTTGTAAATTTAAAGATATTAGAAGAAATATCCAAAAAGATACAG AAGAACTAAAGAGCTATGGTATACAAGACATATTTGTTTTCTGCACCAGAGGGGAACTGTCAAAATATAGAGTCCCAAACCTTTTGAATCTCTACCAGCAGTATGGAATTATCACTCATCATTATCCAATCCCAGATGGAGGAACTCCTGACATAGCCAGCTGCTGTGAAATAATGGAAGAGCTTGCAATCTGCCTTAAAAATAATCGAAAAACCTTAATACA CTGTTATGGAGGAGTTGGGAGATCTTGTCTTG TGTCACCACAGCAAGCCATAGACAGCCTGAGAGACCTCAGAGGATCTGGAGCGATACAAACCATAAAG CAATATAATTATCTTCATGAGTTCCGGGACAAACTAGCTGCACATCTATCATCAAGAGATTCACTATCAAGATCTGTatctagataa